One Elaeis guineensis isolate ETL-2024a chromosome 10, EG11, whole genome shotgun sequence genomic window carries:
- the LOC105053016 gene encoding protein TIFY 3 gives MEPASAKEAEKIREDDTVEIKREAETEEDESALHLSLKSVIDADSNSRNSATPMPNASGGSQLTIFYNGAVGVYDAVPPEKAQAIMLIAAAAAAAANNSNAAAKGSPVLTRSLSLQSSSGGVSPQNQLVANPGNSLCKLQAELPIARRNSLQRFLEKRRDRLVSRAPYASAKTSSDGMEVSVEGKPQIS, from the exons ATGGAGCCGGCCAGCGCCAAAGAAGCGGAGAAGATTAGGGAAGACGATACCGTCGAAATCAAGCGCGAGGCGGAGACCGAGGAGGACGAGAGCGCCCTCCATCTCTCCCTTAAATCGGTCATCGACGCCGACTCCAACAGCAG GAACTCGGCAACCCCAATGCCGAACGCTTCGGGCGGTTCCCAGCTCACCATCTTTTACAACGGCGCCGTCGGCGTCTACGACGCCGTTCCACCGGAGAAG GCCCAGGCGATCATGCTCATCGCTGCGGCGGCTGCGGCCGCGGCGAATAACAGCAATGCTGCTGCCAAGGGGTCGCCGGTGCTCACAAGGTCTCTGTCGCTGCAGAGCTCCTCAGGAGGGGTATCGCCGCAGAACCAGCTGGTTGCGAATCCCGGCAATTCCCTCTGCAAGCTGCAAGCTG AGCTGCCCATTGCGAGGAGGAATTCGCTTCAGCGGTTCTTGGAGAAGCGCCGGGACCG GTTGGTGAGCAGAGCTCCTTATGCTTCTGCGAAAACATCATCGGATGGCATGGAAGTGTCTGTGGAGGGAAAGCCTCAAATCTCTTGA
- the LOC140852172 gene encoding uncharacterized protein, translating to MAKELKINSLKVFTDSQLIVGQVKGEFEARDPIMAIYLQKVKDLVTNLRYFKIFHIHRIENAQADALSKLATTAYSSLGRTFVKYLEQSSIDKNEKVLQLAAEPSWMDPIIRYLSDGVLPEDPVEAKRTRWAASQFVMMDGRLYKRSFFLLF from the coding sequence ATGGCTAAGGAGCTCAAGATTAAcagtctgaaggtcttcaccgactctcAATTGATCGTGGGAcaagtcaaaggtgaattcgaagCTCGGGACCCGATCATGGCAATAtaccttcaaaaggtgaaagacctCGTGACGAATTTAAGATACTTCAAGATCTTCCACATACACAGGATCGAGAATGCTCAAGCTGACGCACTTTCTAAACTGGCAACGACTGCTTACAGTTCACTGGGCCGAACATTCGTGAAGTATCTTGAGCAATCGAGCATCGACAAAAATGAAAAAGTGTTGCAGCTAGCAGCCGAACctagttggatggatccgatcatccgaTATCTATCTGATGGAGTCCTCCCTGAAGATCCTGTGGAAGCAAAACGAACCCGATGGGCCGCTTCCCAGTTTGTGATGATGGATGGTCGTctctacaaaagatcattcttccttctcttctga